The segment tataatatacataatatataattataatatgatatataacattatattatatatttatataacatatatttataaatatataaaataattatttatttatatgatatatatataaatatcataCGTACATAGCCCCCTAATGAGTTTTTCGTGGGTATTGCACGTGCAGTTCTACTGTGGCTGGGACTTTACTATTACTTAATCCTTTAACAAATCCCTCCTgccttttaatattcataatttctgttatggaCTTGCTTATTTACCCTACAAAAACTCATCTTGCTTTCTCTCAAGTTGCTGGtccctcttggaacttagccttCTTCGTGAGAGGCATCAATTTCAATAAATGCGTATACTTAGATTAGAAGTGATCTAACTCTGAACTCTTGGAGACGGTTCTGCCATTACACATCATGAAGCCACAACAATTTTTGGCATCCCTGGGTGGGGCAGAGTCTCTAACTCTgcccaccaccacctcctccatgTGGAGCAGAGCTTTTGATTTGAACCCCCTCTAATCCAAAGATAAGTCtacctttttcccttctcttagcTGGGAGGTCCTTCAAGCACCTAGAATTTGCCTTCCAGCACCTAGAAATTGCTTTCAAGCACCTAGAATTTGCCAGTTGCAAGCATCTTGGGCACCGCTGCACTCTAGTGCCCAAGGTCCTTGCAGTTGGCAAATTCCCTGTAGACAGAGCACACTGAGAATTTTGAGGAGAGTTCTTtctgaactcaattttttttcttcatcctttggtGGGACACCACTGAAAAGATGAATGTCGCTATAGGGGAGAATATCTTAGGCTTACTGGCATTCAGTCCCAACTCCCATCCCATGGGACTACTAAACTGTAATAGAGCCTGGTTTCTGTCTAATCTGGAAGACCAAAAAAAGCTATCAGTATCCAtgctttctgtttgtatttgccTACTCTGTGTCTGTGCAAAAATCTCTCTGCATCTGCCACCTTATAAGATTTAAAATTCAGCCagccagaaaagaaaacaaaaccgtACCTGGActggaaactctctctctctcccttcctccctctttccttgaaTCCTCACCAAGTTCTGGAAGTGGAGGAACAGAcagaaaaaagagggggaaactTCTCCCCTCACGTCCATCTGAGAGAAAAAGGGTCACTTCACTGATCAAAGAGAGGCAGGGTTTAAGGCTTCACTTTGCTATACGACTAGCACTTAACCCTTTCCTGGgtcacaaaaagagaaaaggtttgCGTGAGACTGGGGGTGAGGGGGTGGCAAGGTAGGGGCAGTAGGTCTGCTTTTCAGGGGGACCTATAAGGAAGTTAaaatattggggctgggggcagctttattaggattccatcactgTTATTAagttgcaattgaggaaactaaggcaaaagacaaacagaggttaagtgacttgcccaaggtcacaaagtcagtaagGCTAgtgtgaagctagatttgaactcaagtcttcctgactccagacctacattctacccactgcaccaactagctgcctctgAGGACAGGAAAGCTTCCAGTGTTTTGGGTAGATCCTCTACAGAAAATGGGTAGGGAAATGTGGAGAAGAATCCCACAGGATAAAGAAGCTTTAGGTTTAAAGGCTAGATCTAAAGCACTGGGTTATAAAACTTTCAAGACTAGGCTATGGATGAACTACTAAGTGAAAAGGAATCACTATACAAACAAGAACCTAAGTAAACTACCCAGAACACCTAGGCTAGCAGAGGTGTGAAATGGACCTTGGACCCATCTAGTTTTAATTGCTTCAGTTCtctggggggcagggagagaactGAAGCCAGAATTTGATAAGAGGTTACAATTTCCATGCTTAAAAATTAAGTCATCAGTTCTGAGCACTGAGCCACTTAAAGAACTGGCTTTGAAGCTTAGAAATGGCCAAGATGCATAGAGAAAAATGGACCAAGTCCCTCAGACTAAGGCAATAACCTGAGACAAAGAAAATAAGTTTCATCTAAGTACCAGCCATAAGTACACCCAAGGAATGTGATAGACTCATAACCCACAGAGTAAGAGTCAGAAGTAAGAATGGGCTATAGAAATAGGGCCACCAGGGCTTAACAAAAGACTAGCTTTGTAACAAAGACAATTGTGCTTCTGAACCATATTTTGTGCTTCCCCCCATGGCTCCCTAATGTGATCTTGTTACTACTAGTAACTACTACTAGTTGGTTCCCATATGTGACATTAGCATATGAGTTAAATTTATGGACACAAGAATAATAAATACCTGCGATGTCATATTCTCTTGCAGTATTGGCTCATATTTgcatgaatttcttttaaaatgccaACAGGTTCAAATTAGATCAGACTACTATATCTGAGTATAGTTCACCAAGGGGAACTGTACTCAAAATGGTCCCCCAGGCCTTCCAAGCTTACATTCAGTCTTATTGGCTTACACCTGTTAGCAGGCTAAAAACCTAAACAAGCCCAGAAGACTTTCTTCATTCACAACATGGCATCTCCCTGGcatttccaccccacccccattcccggGTTTCACTGTAATCTAAGAGATGAAATGttgattaaatattaaaatatgacaTCTGCTACTTGTGGTTTAGACTCATTATCTCCAACCCTTAAGGATATTTTATTCTCTCAGCTCTCTTCTGTCATCACCcatagactcagacacttatgatGCTGGGATCacattgtttttaataaaatggaACTGAAACGCAAAAGACAATATAGActctttctttcacattttgTCCTTTTTAGGTCTTTGGTGTGGATGGAAAATTCCCCGGTCACTCAAACCTGGCTCAAAAAGAGGAAAGATTGGAGAGATATTCACTCTACCATTTTAGGTTCACAgattaaaagaaatggaagaaagatgaAATCCCCCATTCCTAGTTCACCAACAACAAAATATGTACAACTATAAAATATGTCATATCTGTGGGTCCTTAGCCAATCTTGGACAATTCTAGCTTTGCTAATCAAATGAGTTactatttgtaaaactcttaatAAGTGCTTGGCACACTTATTCCCTCCTCTGCTGCATCAACTACTCTCTGGCTGCTGTAGCATTCCTCACCAGGCTTCTTGCTACCAATGCCTCTTCTACTTGTCTCCCAAACCCTGTAAGCTCCTCTACAGGAGTCTGAAtcagaatgatgaaagaaaaagaaatgtgaacgAGAGAACATGTGATGGATTGATCAGTGTTATTCAACTACTCCTATTTGCCCCACACCTAAgtacttttttaaattattttttcaactaagaatcagtcattttttttctccttcccacctcccactcagccctgaaaaaagaaaatcttcttaCAAACAGCACAACAAACTCCCCCATTGTTGCTGAGCTGTGtcagttgtgtgtgactcttcatgaccccattaagagttttcttggccaagatactggaggggtttgtcatttcctatccagttcatttgacagatgaggaaactgaggcaaacagggttaagtgacttgtccagggtcacctagcttctaggaaatgtctgaagccagatctgaactcaggttttcctgactccaggctcaacactctatccactgcactacctagctgctccataatgaattttaatgaatttttactgaaattttaacaatcggTTCTCATGACATCTATATGACATCAAGCCACTGAGCAGTGTTCAAGGTTTCAGACCAGGCCCCCTTGCCCCAATGTGGAAAAGTATTATTAAAAAGTGGGAGGGGGTGCCTATTGCCATCTGGAAGAATTCCAACTATCCTCTACCTCTTTCATCATCTCACTCCCATGGTTCATTTAACTCTGTTCTTTAAGAAATAAGTCCCTGTGAACTGAGAGTAAAGTCCAAACTATAAACAAACATTGTAGTGAAAGTAGAGACAAAAATTTTGGAGTCTAAACAGTTCCAGGCAGAAAGAAGAAATCCGGTCACAGAGCGACAGAGAGCTCACCCAGGACCCCACCATGAATGTCCTGGTTTTTGCTCTCCAGGTAGTCCTGTGTCTCCTGACTCTGCCTCTTCACCTGCTTGCCCTGCTCGGCTGTTGGCAACCCCTATGGAGTAAGTACTTTCCCTACTTCATGGCCGCAATAACTCCCAAGAGCAACCAGAAGATACAGGGTAAGAAACGGGAGCTTTTTAGCCAGATCAAGAAGCTGGCCGGAGCCTCTGGGAAGGTGACTTTGCTAGAACTTGGCTGCGGTACAGGTGCCAATTTTGAGTTCTACCCGGCCGGCTGCAGGGTCACCTGCCTAGATCCCAACCCCCACTTTAAGAAGTTCCTGACAGAGAGTATGGCCAAAAACAAGCACCTCCAGTATGAAGATTTTCTAGTGGCTCCAGGAGAGGACATGAGTCAAGTGGCTGATGGCTCCATGGATGCAGTGGTCTGCACCCTGGTCCTGTGCTCAGTCAAGAGCCCAAAGAAGGTCCTACAGGAAGTCCAGAGGGTGCTAAGGCCGGTGAGTAGGAGGACAATGGGCGTGAGGGCCGTGGAGTGAGTGATGGAAAAGACCCCAAGACAGCAGAGGTGCAGGGGAATGAGTCAATGCTAATACAGGCATTATTTCTAGAGGTAATAGAATTAGGAGAGCAGAGTCTTCTTGAAAGAAGGAGCTCAGGGTAATTACTATGCTATCATGGGATCCAGGTGTTTGGGGGACCAGAAAGTACAAAAATTGGGGTGGGGGTCCTTACTTTGATGTTTTGAAAGACCCAAATTTTCAAGGCctcaaaaaaatacaattttccaGGGATGGTGAGGGAAGGCCCTGAGGACTTGGCTGGGTGCCCTGATAGTAACTCTTAAAAAATATTGGGGATGGGACATACAGCCTGGTGTGCTTAGGACATGAGATATTAGatctaaagttggaaaggaccttgtaGGTCCTCagatccaactccctcattttacagaaaaggaacctgatacagagagattaagtgacttgctccttGTCAAGCCATGCTACTTGTTGTCTCTCACTAGGTCAGCAGGAACAAAGAAAGGGGTAAGCCTTTCATCCTATGGCAATCTGCACTGCCCATCAAGGGTTCCTACAACCTTCTCAGCCTCAGTAGTCCAAATCCCAGCTACAAGGGGACCAAAGAGCTTCACTGCTGAGAAGGACTGGGCGTCACTCTGGATGTGATCATAAGATGAAAGATTAAGAGTTGAAAAATGCCTTATTGGTGAATGagtcaatcccttcattttatagatggagaatcCAACTGATTTgcataataatcaaaataattcatatttaggCAGAGCTTAAAGTTTTCAGTGTTCTCCACACAACAATCCCATGAAATAGATTTACAAGTACTGTGATGCCTATTTTAAAGACAAGGagactgagtttcagagagggtGCTTTGTTCCATTACACAAGTATTAAGCATCAGTCAGGACTCAAATACAGTTCTCTGGACTCCTGAGTTCTTTCCATAGCCTGGTAAGCCCCTGAGGAGTTAGAGGAATGTCAAGGTGGGTCAAAGGGACCAGACTCCCACTGAAAACTGTCCCTTGACTCTCACTGAACTAAAGTGAGAGGTGgaggcagaggaaagaaagaggacgTCTGCTCCAGGGGTCTGTATGGAAGAAGCATCACCTCAACAAACATAGCTAGAACTTCAAATGTGGCACCTCTGTAACAAGCTCTTGGCCTTTGTATATCTCTTTACCTTCCAAAGTACTTTCTAAATTATGGTCTAGCCTGACCTTCCCAACACCCCGAAAAGAGGGTATGGCAGAGGTTACAGTCACAAGATCTCAGCATTAGAAGGGCCTTCAGTGTGTCAGGGTCTCTACCAACTCTGGCTTGTTAGGTGTTCATTAAACATGACATGTTGAGGAAATAACTACATACCCCTTCCCATTCAAAGCATGGATAACTTTAAAATATCCTCAATAAGTATTCATCCAGTTTCTGTTTGAATATTTGCGGAGATAAGAAACTCAGTAACTCTCTAGGAAGTCCAAGTATTTGGAAGAGTTCTAGTTTATTAGCAagttttttccttttcacctaGTGATATTAGTTTGGTCTTCTGGAGTCACACAATTTAAGCCTAATAATATTAATCTCGTGCTAGCGAAGCATTGTGAGATTTGCAAAGTCTGTtctttcacaataaccctgtgaggagATATTATAAGCATTCTGACTCCTGTTAAATGTAAGGAAAATTAGGCTTGAGAAGCATTTTACCCACAATCACACACATAAATTTCCAAGGCAGTATTTAAAtccactaggtggcacaatggatagagtgccagacttcctgaattcaaatctgaccccagacacttattagttgtatgaccttgggcaagttgtttaactctgtttgcctcagttcctcatttgtcaaatacttggataaggaaatagcaaaccactccagtatctttgccaagaaaacctcaaatggggtcacaaagagtcggatgaGACTGacaaacgactgaacaacaatttgaACCAAGATATCCTGACCTCTACTCCCATGCATTTCTACCTCTCTAATACatcttattaaatgtatttcaaatatttggaaacaGCTATCTCACCTCCCACCCACACCCCATGAGTATCTCCTCCAGGTAAGCATCCCTCcagcccagttccttcaactgatcttcaaATGACAAGGTTTTAAATCCTTGCTAAAATGTGGAACTCTGAACCAAACACAATACGCCAGATGGAGCTGAACCATTACCCCAGCTATTCTATCAAACCCAGCATACCATCTCCAGTTTCTGAGCACCCCCACAGACTgaccccctccttcctcccaccaTGCTGTGACttactccctccttcttttccaaaTCCTCATCATTCTTTGAGAATGATAAGGCACTCAGTTCATGGGCTGCCATTTCCATAGTCTTCTCTGACTCCCCCTGATTCCTGATGCCCTCTTCTTTCTCAGATTTTCCTAGAGCTCTCTGTCAGATATCTCCCTTGATCCCATCACCCCCTACCTTGTATTTGCTCATCTGCCAACATGTTACATAGGGCTATTTTCATCTGTTGCAATCAGTACCTTGTACATGGTAggaacttagtaaatatttgaggaatctgaatttttagatgaaaaaactaagacaCCAAGTGGTTAAGAAATTTACTCAAGCGAATTCATGACAGAACCAAGATTACAAACTAAGACCTTTGACTGGGCAGAGGCAGGCACCTTCCCACTCTGTTCTCAGGTATACCCACCattcaaatatttgtaaataacaaAGAGCATGGACTTtgactggggggagggaggtggggagaggagagggaccagaaaggatcaaaaggaaaaatgtcTCTGACTCTAACCTACCTTTCCCAAAAGTTATAGCCCTtggcttaaaaaaaatttgggTTTGGCGAAGATGGGGGGAGTTGAAAAAGGCAGACCCCTGAGTGACTTTGTAACTCTACCCCTCCTCGACAAAGGGAGGCATCTTCTTTTTCTGGGAGCATGTGGCTGAGCCCCCTGGAAGTTGGGCCTTGATGTGGCAGCAGGTGGCCGAGCCCACTTGGAAGCACATTGGTGATGGCTGCTATCTCaccagagagacctggaaagagcTGGAGAGAGCCAAGTTTTCTGAACTACAATTTGAATGGCAACCCCCTCTCTTCAAGTGGCTACCAGTAGGTCCCCACATCATGGGACTGGCTGTGAAGTGACGTTATGGCACCATGAGACCAGCTGGATTATTCTATGCCTCTCTTTGCCCATCTCagcctgttctctctctctaagAATACCCCATGAAAGGAGATGCCCTTGACCTCTCTATCCTCTACTTTCACTTCCTGCTTCTCCTTCCTTAGCTGGGCCTCCTCACTTCTCTTACCCTCTCTGTTGCCATCTCACCAGACCCCCATTCCCTCTTCAACACGCCCTCTCACTTATCCCTCCCATGACTTTACCATGAAACCTCTACTCTTTACCTGACCAGTTCTTCAGGAATTGATCTCTATTCTGAAGTGTAGACTTATCTATACATATCTctcatcctctttcctctcttcttcccctctttcatcttcctctcctctctctccctacctccccaggCTGCTATTTCAGTCTACCTTCCTCCCACCCAGGTTTCCTATCGTCTCCCCAGCCCAAACTTTACTCAtgtcatctctcctctccctaatAAAGTCTGTGTCTAAAAATCACTGGATTGATCTGTCAATCCCACCCCATACTCAACGTGGTATGGAAAATATAGGATCAAAAAACTAGGCCAACTAGGAGGCATGGGGCAAGTAAAGGGGCCCTTTGTGGAGTacttaaatactttttaataaaTAGACACAAAAGCCACTGAGACAGCCCAGAAAAGTGAGGTCAAGGGTTTAGGGGGGAATCCCAGGCGAagcctctccccctccttcctgccCAGAGCTAAGGCACTTCTAGAGAGGCACTAGGGATTTGGTTTTTTCAAGAATTATCAGAAGTTAAGAGAACCATGATTCTTTCTCTAGCCCCTTCCTAAGTCCTTGACATAGTGGTCCTGCTTCCTCTCTCCTGGTTACTACCTCTATAAGCTCCCAAAACCAAGGAGGATAGGATTAGGAaggtagagaggggagagagagcagTAAGGCAGGGGGAGAGTCTGTGATCCCAGACTCTTCTGGTAAGCCAACAACCACTCTCTCTGCACCCATGCTCCCCACGCTAAGAAGGCATCTCTAGGAAAATGTGGGGAGGCAAACTGGCTTTAGGACCACAGAGAAGAGAAGTGTCAGAGCCATGCCAGGGAGACGTGGAGAGCTGAGCTAGGCACTTCCCAGCTCTGGATGGCCACTGGTTCTTGGTTCTGAGTGTCCATCGGGACCCAGGATAGGATGTCCATCAGTACTCTCTCTCCGGGGGGTACCCCAGTTATTCCTCAAGATGGTTCCTGTTTTCTCCTCCTTGAATAGCTGCCGGTCCTCACGGGGTATCTTTACCGCATGGTATTGGGGTACTGTGGCCTCGGGGTACCGCGCCCGCTTGAAGAATCCCACCTAAAAGAAGATCCCCAGAAGTAAAGGGTTAGGCAAGTCATGGCCACAGGGACACAGACACCCAGTTCCAATCAGTggctccccctctccttcctcaggATGGAGGAAAGGTGCATGTGGTTCAATTATAATAGGAGCAGGAGAGGACAGACGACAACCAGTACAGGGCTCCAAACACTAACTGGCAAGAGAGGTAAGTACTGTCTGGCCCGAGTACACTGGGCCAAGGAAGCATTCTCTCATActccttccttctccaggggTCAAAGGGACCTGAGGTTAGAGTGAAGAGCcagaggtagagaaagaaaggTGATGTTAGAGAAGGAGTAACAGAGTGGGCAGAATGCtaggcctagagccaggaaggtgtaagttcaaatccagcctcagacaagctatttcacctctatttgcctattttcccatttgtaaaatgggaacaataatagcacctctctcccaggattgttgttaaggataaaaagagaatatttgtaaggtgctttataaaccttaaagtgctctgtaactgctagttattattataattagacCTGTCACCTTCCTCAACACCAGGAGCCCCATGGTGAGATCTTATGGGCCTCCTACCTCTGCCGGCAGTTGTGGCTATTTTTCACTCAGACTGGCTCCTTCCTGCCCACTTCTCCTGCCAGAGTGTCCCATCCCTTGTATATTTACCCCTCTATGCCCCCATAGACTCCTACTGAGGCTGGGTCCATTATACTTGAGCTTTGGCCCCTTATATGTGCCATTTGCAGACCCTACACCTTCTCAGCTTTGCAAATGGAGGTAGAGAATCCTGAAACTATCCAGTCATGCCTCTTGTATATAGCAGGCTAGGACCAAGTCACATGCTCAGACTCCCACAA is part of the Notamacropus eugenii isolate mMacEug1 chromosome 3, mMacEug1.pri_v2, whole genome shotgun sequence genome and harbors:
- the TMT1B gene encoding thiol S-methyltransferase TMT1B isoform X2 codes for the protein MNVLVFALQVVLCLLTLPLHLLALLGCWQPLWSKYFPYFMAAITPKSNQKIQGKKRELFSQIKKLAGASGKVTLLELGCGTGANFEFYPAGCRVTCLDPNPHFKKFLTESMAKNKHLQYEDFLVAPGEDMSQVADGSMDAVVCTLVLCSVKSPKKVLQEVQRVLRPVSRNKERGKPFILWQSALPIKGSYNLLSLSSPNPSYKGTKELHC
- the TMT1B gene encoding thiol S-methyltransferase TMT1B isoform X1, which encodes MNVLVFALQVVLCLLTLPLHLLALLGCWQPLWSKYFPYFMAAITPKSNQKIQGKKRELFSQIKKLAGASGKVTLLELGCGTGANFEFYPAGCRVTCLDPNPHFKKFLTESMAKNKHLQYEDFLVAPGEDMSQVADGSMDAVVCTLVLCSVKSPKKVLQEVQRVLRPGGIFFFWEHVAEPPGSWALMWQQVAEPTWKHIGDGCYLTRETWKELERAKFSELQFEWQPPLFKWLPVGPHIMGLAVK